ACACGGTGGGACAAAAGTATATGGCGGAACATTCTTTGTTTTCGTAGATTACCTACGTCCAGCTATTCGTTTAGCAGCTATTCAAAAAGCTCCAGTCACTTATGTATTAACACATGATTCAGTGGCTGTTGGTGAAGATGGTCCAACCCATGAACCAATCGAACAATTATCTGGCTTACGTGGCTTACCAAACTTAAACACAATTCGTCCAGCTGATGGCAACGAAACGCGTGCGGCTTGGAAAGTAGCAGTAAGTTCAACAGAACGTCCGACTGTCTTAGCATTAACTCGTCAAAACTTACCAGTTTTACCTAATACTGCGACAATGGCAGATGAAGGGGTAGCTAAAGGTGCGTACGTTATTTCACCCGCTAAAGGCGAAGCAACAGGTATCTTAATTGCAACAGGTTCTGAAGTGGCTTTAGCAATCGAAGCACAAAAAGTTTTAGCAGAACAAGGTGAAGATGTAGCGGTTGTTTCAATGCCAAGTATGAACTTATTTGAAGAACAAACAGCTGAATACAAAGAGTCTGTGTTACCACGTCACTTAACGAAACGTGTAGCAGTTGAAATGGGTGCTACATTTGGTTGGGAACGTTATGTAGGCTTCGACGGTGCGGTAATGGGTATCGATAAGTTCGGTGCTTCTGCTCCAGGTAACACAGTTATCGAAGAGTATGGTTTCACCGTTGAGAATGTTGTTAAAACATATCAAAGCTTATAAAATTTCATTAAGAGAGGAGACACATTAAGTTGTGTCTTCTTTTTTGTGTTAAACTTAGAAAACAATGGTGAGTGTTTTGATGTACGAGCTATTTGTGATATATTATGAGTAGTAAAAAGGAGGTTCACTATGAAAAAGAATGAACTACTAAGCAATATTATTTGGTTTGTAGGTATGCTGGCAGTTTTATTTGCAGTACGCCACTTTATTGTGTCACCTATTCAAGTATCCGGTGATTCAATGTTACCAACTTTAGAGAATAAAGAACGCATTATGCAATTAAAATTTGGCGAACCTGAACGTTTTGAAATTGTTACATTTCCTGCGCCAGATCAACCTGGCAAGAGCTATATTAAGCGGGTTATTGGTGTACCTGGTGATGAAATCAGTTTTAAAAATGATCAATTGTATGTGAATGGTGAGATGGTGGAAGAAAAATATCTATCAGAAGTTAAAAAAGATTATGATACGACGAATCCGTATACGTCATATAAGAAACCGATTGATGCGTCGACTTATGAATTGAAAACGGACTTTTCACTAAAAGATATCGAAGGAATTGATACAACGGTGGTACCTGAAGGGAAAGTGTTTGTTTTAGGTGATAATCGTCCGATTTCAAAAGATAGCCGTTATATTGGTCTTATTGATATCAAAGATATTTCAGGTCGTGTGAAATTTATCTTTTGGCCTTTAGATCGGTTTGGATTAATAGAAAACTAATAAACAACGTTAAACAGCTTTGACAATCTTGTGTCAGAGCTGTTTTTTTGTGCTAAACTTATAGATAATGAATAGATGAAGAAGGTGAGAAGATGTCAGTAAAGTTTTTTTATGGTACGGCGAGTGCGCACCACGATGAAGTCTTAATTGAAGAGGCAGGTAAATGGTTAGCAAGCGGCGTTCAACGACGTGTTTTTTATTTAGTTCCTAACCACGTTAAATTTGAGACTGAGGTAAATGTTTTGCACCAAATGTCTAAACAAAACCAAACGAAGGTGATGGGAACTTTATCACTTCAAGTATTTAGTTTCTCACGTTTGGCGTGGTATTTTTTGCAAAATACAGCCTATTATCAATCCAATAGTTTGAGTAAAACAGGCAAACATATGGTTATAAAAACCATTCTAGAAGAAGAAAAAGAATCGTTGACGGTTTATCAAGGTGAAGTCAATCAGACGGGTTTTGTTGAGCAAGTGGCATCGTTTATTGATGAGTTGCTTCAAGCCAATATCCAAGCAGCTGATTTAGCACAGATTCACCAACGCTTAACAGTGGACCAAAAAGACTTACAGTTGAAATTAACAGACATAGAACGTATTTATGGACGTTACCAAGCCTATTTACAAGAACATAAGATTGAAGAGGATCAATTATTAGTTAATTTATCGGAATATTTAGTGGCGGAAGATTTATCTGATACCTTATTTATTGTGACAGGATTTACACGTTTTACATCACAAGAGCAACAATTAATTCAATCGTTAATGAAACAAGCAGGTAACGTTTGGTTTGACTTAGTTCTTGATCAAGCGGCCGTTGATAAGATGCCAGCTGCTCATAATCTATTTTATGACAGCGGAAAATTGTATCATCAATTATATCATCTTGCTCGACAAGCAAACATTCCAGTTGAGTTCGACCAAAAAACCAACAATCAACGCAACCCAGACTTGTTAGCGTTGGATAATTATTGGGCAGAATCTCAACAACCTACTGGTAAAAAAATTGAGACAAAATTGCAAGATAATCAAACATTATCTATTTGGAAAGCTGAGAATCCACAAGCTGAGGTGGAACACGTTGGGCGTGAAATTCGACGATTAGTCGCTCAAGAAGGCTATCGTTACAAGGATATTGAAGTACTATATCGCGACGAAACTAATTATAGTCCACGTTTTGCTCCAGTGTTCAATGGCTTGCAAATTCCCTTTTATTTTGATGAAACTCAAACGATGAAGCATCATCCACTTGTTGAGTTTTTAGAAGCGTTATTTTCAATTGACGAGCGCTATTTTCGCTATCAAGACATTATGCGCTTCTTAAGAACTGAGTTGTTTTTGCCAAATGATGATGGAAACAGCACACAATCTGAGTGGCTAGCTAATCGGTTGGCTTATCGTGAAGCTGTTGACGTGACCGAGAACGTAATGTTGGCATATGGTTATGAAGGCGGTCATTGGACACGTGAGGAAGACTGGCATTATATTAATTACATCAGTGAAGAAGGTCAACCGGAAACCCGTGATCAACAAATCGAACGTCAATCTAACCAAGTACGTCGTGAATTACGTGATTGTCTAGTACCGTTCTTTGAGCAACTTAATCAAGCGAGTTTAGGTAAGGATGCTGCATTATGCTTGTATCAATTTTTGGTAGCAATTGGGGTTGAGCGTCAAATGATTGTTTGGCGTGATTACTACTTATCACAAGGGAAACTTGAAGAAGCTAAAATTCATGAACAAAGTTGGCAAGCGTTCATTCACTTATTAGACGAATATGTGGACATCTTAGGCGAGCGTCCGTTTGATAAAGCAGAGTTTGTTCGTTTATTAATGTTTGGCTTAGAAGATTTTGAATACGGTAAAGTCCCCACTACGCTAGATCAAGTCAAAATTTCAGTGCTTGATAAAGTTCACGCCAAGAAAAATAAAGTGACGTTTATTATTGGAGCAACTGATCAAGTCTTACCGGCTAAATTAGAAAACACCACCATTTTTTCTGATGATGAGCGTGTCTTAATTGACGAACAATTAAATGAGGAACAGTTCCTATTGCCAAGTAATAGTCAAAGTATCATGAAGGAGCCATTTGTCGCCTATCTAGCTTTCTTATCAACGGAAGAACGTTTGTATTTAACGTATCCATTAAGTGGGGAAAAAGGCACAGTCGGTAAAATATCGCCTTACGTGCTACGATTAGCCAAAGCGTTTGATCTTGAGATTCAGGAGAAACTATTGATGCCCGCTAGTGAATGCTTTGATTTATCGTTTGTTGGAACAGATGAATCATTTATTGAGATGTCAGTGCGTTTGCATCGTCAAGCGTTGGATTTCAAGAGTTCCCTAGCTTCCGGGTGGCAACAATTGCACGAACGCTTATTAAAAAACGGCGCTCCCATTCTAACCCAACGTTATCGTAATGTTATGAAAAGTTTGACGCATAAAAATATTCCCGAGACCTTACAGCCAGCAACTGTAGAAAAATTATATGGTGATACGTTGTACGGATCAGTTTCTCGAATCGAGAAGTTTTATCAGTGTGAGTATAAATATTTCATGACATATGGTTTACGTCTGAAAGAGCGTGAAGTCTTCGATTTAACGCCAGCCACAGCGGGTGAATTGTTTCATGAGGCACTTGATTTAATTTTCAAAGAACTCATCAATTCGCAAAAAACGTTGGCTGATTTGACAGAGGCTGAAATAATGTCGTTATCTGAAACTATTTTGCAACAGTTATTTG
This is a stretch of genomic DNA from Vagococcus zengguangii. It encodes these proteins:
- the lepB gene encoding signal peptidase I codes for the protein MKKNELLSNIIWFVGMLAVLFAVRHFIVSPIQVSGDSMLPTLENKERIMQLKFGEPERFEIVTFPAPDQPGKSYIKRVIGVPGDEISFKNDQLYVNGEMVEEKYLSEVKKDYDTTNPYTSYKKPIDASTYELKTDFSLKDIEGIDTTVVPEGKVFVLGDNRPISKDSRYIGLIDIKDISGRVKFIFWPLDRFGLIEN
- a CDS encoding PD-(D/E)XK nuclease family protein; the protein is MSVKFFYGTASAHHDEVLIEEAGKWLASGVQRRVFYLVPNHVKFETEVNVLHQMSKQNQTKVMGTLSLQVFSFSRLAWYFLQNTAYYQSNSLSKTGKHMVIKTILEEEKESLTVYQGEVNQTGFVEQVASFIDELLQANIQAADLAQIHQRLTVDQKDLQLKLTDIERIYGRYQAYLQEHKIEEDQLLVNLSEYLVAEDLSDTLFIVTGFTRFTSQEQQLIQSLMKQAGNVWFDLVLDQAAVDKMPAAHNLFYDSGKLYHQLYHLARQANIPVEFDQKTNNQRNPDLLALDNYWAESQQPTGKKIETKLQDNQTLSIWKAENPQAEVEHVGREIRRLVAQEGYRYKDIEVLYRDETNYSPRFAPVFNGLQIPFYFDETQTMKHHPLVEFLEALFSIDERYFRYQDIMRFLRTELFLPNDDGNSTQSEWLANRLAYREAVDVTENVMLAYGYEGGHWTREEDWHYINYISEEGQPETRDQQIERQSNQVRRELRDCLVPFFEQLNQASLGKDAALCLYQFLVAIGVERQMIVWRDYYLSQGKLEEAKIHEQSWQAFIHLLDEYVDILGERPFDKAEFVRLLMFGLEDFEYGKVPTTLDQVKISVLDKVHAKKNKVTFIIGATDQVLPAKLENTTIFSDDERVLIDEQLNEEQFLLPSNSQSIMKEPFVAYLAFLSTEERLYLTYPLSGEKGTVGKISPYVLRLAKAFDLEIQEKLLMPASECFDLSFVGTDESFIEMSVRLHRQALDFKSSLASGWQQLHERLLKNGAPILTQRYRNVMKSLTHKNIPETLQPATVEKLYGDTLYGSVSRIEKFYQCEYKYFMTYGLRLKEREVFDLTPATAGELFHEALDLIFKELINSQKTLADLTEAEIMSLSETILQQLFEERKYMILSASSRMNYIKYQLSQTIKRVAWALKRQSERTGMSIFKTEVLFGEIAKEKGYQSLTVALDNQKQMKISGKIDRLDRFVDTKTGQNYLSVVDYKSSEHRFNFEDAYEGLAMQMITYLDVALQNAVSLVGEEAVKPAGAFYLHIQNPRLKAPIKQDVLDEKLLTEFKYKGLLLEDEALLEGLDVSLEPMKASAVYDLKQLKSGKLSSAQTLEQSDFDALITHNRQLFKEAGEKIYDGEVNLNPAYRKKVRIACGHCPFRSVCQFDPMLKENNYHRLETLKKDEVIARLKIDQKEAE